In Artemia franciscana chromosome 4, ASM3288406v1, whole genome shotgun sequence, a single window of DNA contains:
- the LOC136025936 gene encoding matrix-remodeling-associated protein 7-like has protein sequence MSIKYLSDFSLLSFNLDTFFILSVGTSLVVIAITFLLSTKFSRWGFEPDKSRKCEDDQYVEKSEGETHLKSEKAASHQRERIADALNTVRAGLTDEQLETEQQIRKQQLEAIFSLLRNNEEKFGPVSKDEIEDQLRLYQ, from the exons ATGAGTATAAAATACCTCAGTGACTTTAGTTTATTGTCCTTTAACCTAGATACTTTCTTTATATTGTCGGTTGGAACATCCTTAGTGGTAATTGCAATTACATTCTTGCTAAGTACAAAATTCTCTAGATGGGGCTTTGAGCCAGATAAAAGCCGAAAATGTGAAGATGATCAGTATGTGGAGAAAAGTGAAGGAGAAACTcatttaaaatcagaaaaagctGCTTCACATCAAAGAGAGAGGATCGCTGACGCTTTGAACACTGTACGAGCTGGACTGACAGACGAACAATTAGAAACAGAACAACA aatACGAAAGCAACAGCTAGAAGCAATTTTTTCACTACTAAggaataatgaagaaaaatttggaCCAGTTTCCAAAGATGAAATAGAAGACCAACTACGTCTTTATCAGTAA